From Mesomycoplasma dispar, a single genomic window includes:
- the nusA gene encoding transcription termination/antitermination protein NusA, whose product MTKKKRNENPKINPKDSIKLIVQSIKEVAKNSELTLETVIEIFRQAIEFVINKKIDPDAQIQIEADIEKSIFKVYNTNGIVVEDSYFEELTNEEKVSEAVSFILLSNAKEVNPNVQVDDIFTIEINLETFEQWLFTAIMHSFKQKISELVRNNIYDKYLALKNQVVLATITNKISAGYIFEIDDDKVAAFMPSHYAIGHNNMKIGTKHEVVIENVTKNIRQSQVIVSSKSVQLVKKKIIDAIPELQSNFLEITSIARVPGEKCKVAVRKTDDSEASDISEIGSIVGETGSRVFAISQELDGEKIEVIKHDDNIIQFIVNAMAPARVICVKEFRINHKLRRFTVVVPDFQHSLAIGKNGSNVKLAADLTRSLLQILPYSAILKDENFQIEWNGNIKDQQELTEIKNEYMQRQQNRIYQSQRNYYSHNSDSFDSILQEFESDIRELEKPYGVEREFIPRNQQKSQRTEKPERSEQREVAQTRKNPSPSSSKSRFAAKNLAKRDNNSGYYNNNYNSDSEDGSNSYQNVSQKAFFDADSLFNSALNEAINENELIDKKHKEEEESKKQEQHREHQNNNFQANSSRNYQGNRPPKTSPNFDPDKKEEAYIQNERQIRNFKSDDDLVKYTGVGDIDIDDFDF is encoded by the coding sequence ATGACTAAAAAAAAAAGAAATGAAAACCCAAAAATCAACCCAAAAGATAGTATAAAATTAATAGTTCAATCAATTAAAGAGGTTGCTAAAAACAGCGAGTTAACATTAGAAACTGTTATCGAAATTTTTCGACAAGCAATTGAATTTGTCATAAATAAAAAAATTGACCCTGATGCACAAATTCAAATCGAAGCCGATATTGAAAAGTCTATCTTTAAAGTTTACAACACAAACGGTATTGTTGTTGAAGATTCTTATTTTGAAGAACTTACCAATGAAGAAAAAGTTAGTGAAGCTGTTTCATTTATTTTACTTTCAAATGCAAAAGAAGTTAACCCTAACGTTCAAGTTGATGATATTTTCACAATTGAGATCAATCTTGAGACTTTTGAACAATGACTTTTTACCGCAATTATGCATTCTTTCAAACAGAAAATTTCTGAACTTGTTCGCAACAATATTTACGACAAATATTTAGCACTTAAAAATCAAGTAGTTTTAGCAACGATTACTAACAAAATTTCTGCAGGTTATATTTTCGAAATCGATGATGACAAAGTCGCTGCTTTTATGCCAAGTCATTACGCAATTGGGCATAATAATATGAAAATCGGCACTAAACACGAAGTTGTAATTGAAAATGTTACTAAAAATATTCGACAATCACAAGTAATTGTTTCTTCAAAATCAGTTCAACTAGTTAAGAAAAAAATAATCGATGCAATTCCTGAATTACAGTCGAATTTTCTAGAAATAACTTCAATTGCGCGTGTACCTGGCGAAAAATGCAAAGTTGCCGTTCGTAAAACTGATGACTCTGAGGCAAGTGATATTTCCGAAATTGGTTCGATTGTTGGTGAGACTGGCTCAAGAGTTTTTGCAATTTCCCAAGAATTAGATGGCGAAAAAATCGAAGTTATTAAACACGATGACAATATCATCCAATTTATCGTCAATGCGATGGCACCAGCAAGAGTTATTTGCGTTAAAGAATTTAGAATAAACCATAAATTACGGCGTTTTACGGTAGTAGTTCCTGATTTTCAACATAGTTTAGCAATCGGAAAAAATGGTTCAAATGTTAAACTAGCAGCGGATTTAACCCGTTCATTATTACAAATTCTTCCTTATTCAGCGATTCTAAAAGATGAAAATTTCCAAATTGAATGAAACGGAAACATTAAAGACCAGCAAGAATTAACTGAAATTAAAAATGAATATATGCAACGTCAGCAAAATCGCATCTATCAAAGTCAAAGAAATTATTATAGTCATAATTCTGATAGTTTTGACTCAATTCTCCAAGAATTTGAATCTGATATTCGCGAACTCGAAAAACCTTATGGCGTTGAAAGAGAATTTATTCCAAGAAATCAACAAAAATCACAAAGAACCGAAAAACCTGAACGTTCAGAACAGCGTGAAGTAGCACAAACTAGAAAAAACCCTTCACCTTCTTCTAGTAAATCACGTTTTGCTGCTAAAAATTTAGCAAAACGTGATAATAATTCAGGATATTATAACAATAATTACAACTCTGATTCTGAAGATGGTTCTAATTCTTACCAAAATGTTAGTCAAAAAGCGTTTTTCGACGCTGATTCGCTTTTTAATTCAGCCCTAAATGAAGCAATTAACGAAAACGAATTAATTGATAAAAAACATAAAGAAGAGGAAGAAAGTAAAAAACAAGAACAACATAGAGAGCATCAAAATAACAATTTCCAAGCAAATTCTAGTCGAAATTACCAAGGAAATAGACCGCCAAAAACTAGT